One part of the Lycium ferocissimum isolate CSIRO_LF1 chromosome 8, AGI_CSIRO_Lferr_CH_V1, whole genome shotgun sequence genome encodes these proteins:
- the LOC132067371 gene encoding U-box domain-containing protein 45 produces MGKCHHHPGGNNVPSSFFRRMILDALRCGGGGRGHKKRSPPDQPPPRSECEYKKPPGSDNKLSDLLRLSELSEDNEEEEDIGRKMQMLEELKRVVKCLQSSDSSCVLDGAKEVRRLTKDDSQARTNLALLGAIPPLISLLDDSQDSVSHIASLYALLNLAIANDPNKAAIVKSGAIHKMLKLVTEFPNPEVAEAVVANFLGLSALDSNKPIIGSSGAIAFLVKTLKNVDNNTNNSCQEDSLRALYNLSISPLNVFPILETDLIQYIMSKLGDMDVSERILSILCNVVSVAAEARKAINSVPDAFSMLIDVLSWADAPGCQEKASYILMVMAHKSYGDRQAMIEAGVASALLELTLLGSTLAQKRASRILECLRVDKGKQVSENYGGGGGGMSAAISAPQASTTYSSTVQLKDRMEDAMMSEEKKAVKQLVQQSLQNNMKRIVKRANLPHEFLPSDHLKTLTASSTSKSVPF; encoded by the exons ATGGGCAAGTGTCATCATCATCCCGGCGGGAACAATGTTCCCTCTTCCTTCTTCCGCCGCATGATCCTCGACGCCCTCCGCTGCGGCGGCGGAGGCAGAGGTCACAAGAAGCGTTCTCCTCCAGATCAGCCACCACCCAGATCTGAATGTGAATACAAGAAACCTCCCGGATCCGACAACAAGTTGTCGGATCTCTTGAGGTTGTCTGAGTTGTCAGAGGACAACGAGGAGGAGGAAGACATCGGGCGTAAAATGCAAATGTTGGAGGAGTTGAAAAGAGTAGTGAAATGCTTACAGAGTAGTGATAGTAGCTGTGTTTTGGATGGAGCTAAGGAAGTACGTCGACTTACTAAGGATGATTCTCAAGCAAGAACTAACTTAGCTTTGCTTGGTGCCATTCCACCACTCATCTCATTACTTGATGATTCACAAGATTCCGTTTCTCACATTGCCTCTCTCTATGCCCTCCTTAACCTTGCTATTGCCAATGATcc AAACAAAGCAGCTATTGTTAAGTCAGGGGCGATACATAAGATGCTTAAGCTAGTAACTGAATTCCCAAATCCAGAGGTAGCTGAAGCTGTAGTTGCTAATTTTCTTGGGTTGAGTGCTTTGGACTCCAATAAACCCATAATTGGTTCATCCGGAGCAATTGCATTCCTCGTCAAAACTTTGAAGAATGTGGACAACAACACAAATAATAGTTGTCAAGAAGACTCGTTGAGAGCACTTTACAACCTTTCCATCTCGCCATTGAACGTGTTCCCCATACTTGAGACTGATCTCATACAGTATATCATGAGCAAATTGGGAGATATGGATGTAAGCGAGAGAATTCTGTCCATTCTTTGCAATGTAGTATCAGTAGCAGCAGAGGCCCGGAAGGCGATTAATAGTGTACCGGATGCCTTTTCCATGTTGATTGACGTTCTGAGTTGGGCAGATGCACCTGGTTGCCAAGAGAAAGCATCATATATTTTGATGGTGATGGCTCACAAGTCATATGGAGATAGACAGGCAATGATTGAGGCTGGAGTTGCTTCAGCCCTGCTCGAATTGACCCTTCTAGGCAGCACATTGGCTCAAAAGCGGGCATCCAGAATCTTGGAATGCTTGAGGGTGGACAAAGGAAAGCAAGTTTCTGAAAACTATGGAGGTGGTGGAGGTGGTATGAGCGCCGCCATATCTGCCCCACAAGCTTCTACAACATATTCGTCGACTGTTCAATTGAAAGATCGGATGGAGGATGCTATGATGAGTGAAGAGAAAAAAGCAGTGAAGCAATTAGTTCAGCAGAGCTTACAGAATAACATGAAGAGGATAGTGAAGAGGGCTAATCTACcccatgaatttcttccttctgATCATTTGAAAACTCTCACAGCAAGCTCAACTTCTAAGAGCGTGCCATTTTGA
- the LOC132066661 gene encoding uncharacterized protein LOC132066661, which produces MPNPVFNASSSQQTSQQSSQPIFEVVGPSKSKRKGKDKSTAPSKKSAKNIDLPSTSNNQPVSPSRVLVDEDDDAEIDDEDEQPILRPKVISEAKTRLQLKKMHQQLTVSRKIGFKGDENSVSRPTNLPYSPRKLGWRYKPCVTSNQLEVAMEKKIGKLKETRGKH; this is translated from the exons ATGCCCAACCCTGTCTTTAATGCCTCTTCCAGTCAACAGACTAGCCAACAATCAAGCCAACCAATTTTTGAAGTTGTTGGACCTTCAAAATCAAAGAGAAAAGGCAAGGACaaat CTACTGCACCTTCAAAGAAGTCTGCCAAAAATATTGATTtaccttcaacttcaaataacCAACCAGTTTCACCTTCAAGAGTacttgttgatgaagatgatgatgcaGAAATTGATGATGAGGATGAGCAGCCAATTCTTAGGCCTAAGGTGATATCTGAAGCTAAAACTAGGCTTCAGCTCAAGAAGATGCATCAGCAACTAActgtttcaagaaaaattggctTCAAGGGAGATGAGAATAGTGTGAGTAGGCCTACTAATCTTCCATACTCACCAAGAAAGTTGGGTTGGAGATACAAACCATGTGTGACCTCAAATCAGTTAGAAGTAGCAATGGAGAAGAaaattgggaagttgaaggaaacgAGGGGAAAGCATTAG